One genomic segment of Arcobacter porcinus includes these proteins:
- a CDS encoding YeiH family protein codes for MKTNNQDIKLLIIGTLVIFVFAIISISIANSKIVSSLAISPLIVGIILGIFFANTIKESFFDKYNQAITFSAKKLLRVGIILYGFRLSFQDIANVGFGGVFVAFFIVFSTFILGYFIGVKVLKLDREVTILCSSGASICGAAAVMATSGVLKNESYKSAIAVSFVVIFGSIGMFLLPFLYNIGLIPLDNNQIGIYFGAVLHEVANVVAAGNMVSDEATNSAIIVKMIRVMFLVPFLLLLSYFLIKFPNSENIRAKSKIIIPWFAVIFIVVVAFNSFDFLNIKTIKTINYIDMTVLTMAMFALGLNTNLKKFKEVGIKPFYLTLLLFIYLCFIGYFLVLFFFN; via the coding sequence ATGAAAACAAATAATCAAGATATAAAATTATTAATAATAGGAACATTAGTAATATTTGTTTTTGCAATAATATCAATATCTATTGCAAATTCAAAAATAGTTTCAAGTTTGGCAATAAGCCCATTAATCGTTGGAATTATTTTAGGGATATTTTTTGCAAATACAATAAAAGAGAGCTTTTTTGATAAATATAATCAAGCTATAACATTTAGTGCAAAAAAACTTCTAAGAGTTGGAATTATATTGTATGGTTTTAGACTTAGTTTTCAAGATATTGCAAATGTTGGTTTTGGTGGAGTTTTTGTAGCTTTTTTTATAGTTTTTTCAACTTTTATTTTAGGGTATTTTATTGGAGTTAAAGTATTAAAACTTGATAGAGAAGTAACAATCTTATGTAGCTCAGGAGCATCTATTTGTGGAGCAGCTGCTGTTATGGCAACATCTGGTGTTTTAAAAAATGAGTCATATAAAAGTGCAATTGCTGTATCTTTTGTTGTTATTTTTGGATCAATTGGGATGTTTTTGTTACCTTTTTTATACAATATTGGATTAATACCTTTGGATAACAATCAAATAGGAATCTATTTTGGTGCAGTTTTGCATGAAGTTGCAAATGTTGTTGCAGCAGGAAATATGGTAAGTGATGAAGCTACAAATAGTGCAATAATTGTAAAAATGATTAGAGTTATGTTTTTGGTTCCATTTTTACTTCTTTTATCATATTTTTTGATTAAATTTCCAAATAGTGAAAATATAAGAGCAAAAAGCAAAATTATAATTCCTTGGTTTGCAGTAATTTTTATAGTTGTTGTTGCTTTTAACTCTTTTGATTTTTTAAATATTAAAACAATAAAGACAATAAATTACATAGATATGACAGTTTTAACAATGGCAATGTTTGCTTTAGGATTAAATACAAATCTTAAAAAGTTTAAAGAGGTTGGAATAAAACCCTTTTATTTAACTTTACTTCTATTTATATACTTATGTTTTATAGGATATTTTTTAGTTCTGTTTTTTTTTAATTAG
- a CDS encoding LysR family transcriptional regulator has protein sequence MTLKELSFFYKLCENSQVTQVASELNISQSAISLAIKSLESSLNEQLFDRIGKKLILNEKGKYFKEKTYSHYLALVDAKTIFQENKLAGHIKIAASKTISNYIMPNIYFDFLSKYKDVKLDILTINSSKIIDKILKSELDIGLIEVDIQNSNLVKEKLSNDELIVVTSDKEYKKESFIDTIDKKWILRELGSGTREIFIAKIGEIAKELDIFMQLQDFEEIKTIVLNNSNTVTAISKVVVKKELEEKKLFEIKLKNLKLQREFYLIYHKEKSKNLLFETFIEFIKSRFN, from the coding sequence ATGACACTAAAAGAGTTAAGTTTTTTTTATAAACTTTGTGAAAATTCCCAAGTAACACAGGTGGCAAGTGAGTTAAATATAAGTCAATCAGCTATTTCATTAGCTATAAAATCACTTGAAAGTAGTCTAAATGAACAACTATTTGATAGAATTGGTAAAAAACTAATACTAAATGAAAAGGGGAAATATTTTAAAGAAAAAACTTACTCTCACTATCTAGCACTTGTTGATGCAAAAACAATTTTTCAAGAGAATAAACTAGCTGGACATATAAAAATAGCAGCAAGTAAAACAATATCAAACTATATTATGCCTAATATTTATTTTGATTTTTTATCAAAATATAAGGATGTAAAACTCGATATTTTAACAATAAATTCAAGCAAAATAATAGATAAAATTTTAAAAAGTGAACTTGATATTGGACTTATTGAAGTAGATATACAAAATAGTAATTTAGTCAAAGAGAAGTTATCAAATGATGAGCTAATAGTTGTTACAAGTGATAAAGAGTATAAAAAAGAGAGTTTTATTGATACTATTGATAAAAAATGGATTTTAAGAGAGCTTGGAAGTGGAACTAGAGAGATCTTTATAGCAAAAATTGGAGAAATTGCAAAAGAGTTAGATATTTTTATGCAACTACAAGATTTTGAAGAGATAAAAACTATTGTTTTAAACAACTCAAATACAGTAACTGCTATTTCAAAAGTAGTTGTGAAAAAAGAGTTAGAAGAGAAAAAATTGTTTGAAATAAAATTAAAAAATTTAAAGCTACAAAGAGAGTTCTATCTAATTTATCATAAAGAGAAATCAAAAAACCTACTTTTTGAAACCTTTATTGAGTTTATAAAAAGTAGATTTAATTAA
- a CDS encoding DMT family transporter, with protein MNETIKAHLYVLLATILIASSFLVSGKLSGIIDPISITMYRFVLATLVLSPIFIKKEYREKFKSTFKRGLIISFFYSIYFIGMFKALETTTVLNTSTLYTLVPLMTAILCIFFFKDKISFKQLIIYLIAMIGTLIVVFKSNLSLFLHFSLNYGDIIFLIACVSMAFYSIFLKLLHKDGDILLVLVFSTLLGGIIWMFLSMQVLDIALQWDKIEGNLLYLMLYLSIVTTVITLFLYQKASIVLGSKKLMAYTYLSPAMVAVLVYIFDKQTISFGIFIGILISAVATVVILRQK; from the coding sequence ATGAATGAAACAATAAAAGCTCATTTATATGTACTTTTAGCAACTATTTTGATTGCTAGTTCATTTTTGGTTTCTGGTAAACTCTCAGGTATTATTGACCCAATTTCAATTACTATGTATAGATTTGTCCTAGCAACTTTGGTTTTAAGTCCAATATTTATAAAAAAAGAGTATAGAGAAAAATTTAAGTCTACTTTTAAAAGAGGTTTAATAATAAGCTTTTTTTATTCAATTTATTTTATCGGAATGTTTAAAGCACTTGAAACAACAACAGTATTAAATACAAGTACTTTATACACTTTAGTTCCTCTAATGACTGCAATTTTATGTATATTTTTCTTTAAGGATAAGATTAGTTTTAAGCAATTAATCATATATTTAATAGCTATGATTGGAACATTAATTGTTGTTTTTAAATCAAATTTATCTTTGTTTTTACATTTTTCTTTAAATTATGGAGATATTATATTTTTAATTGCTTGTGTATCTATGGCTTTTTACTCAATATTTTTAAAACTTTTACATAAAGATGGAGATATTTTACTTGTTTTAGTTTTTTCTACACTTTTGGGTGGGATTATTTGGATGTTTTTATCTATGCAAGTTTTAGATATAGCTTTACAATGGGACAAAATAGAGGGAAATTTACTATATTTAATGCTTTATTTAAGTATAGTAACAACTGTAATAACTCTATTTTTATATCAAAAAGCATCTATTGTTTTAGGTTCAAAGAAGCTTATGGCATATACATATTTAAGTCCCGCAATGGTTGCAGTATTGGTTTATATTTTTGATAAACAAACTATAAGTTTTGGTATTTTTATAGGGATTTTAATATCAGCTGTTGCAACAGTTGTTATTTTAAGACAAAAATAA
- a CDS encoding NAD(P)H-dependent oxidoreductase — translation MKKVLINVVHPNLDNESRVNKALLEFASKESNVTVNNLYKKYSDFKIDVKKEQKLLVENDIIIFQFPMYWLSSPALLKEWLDVVLEYDFAYGDNYILENKILSICTSTGANSKEFSQNGANKYSIEEFLKPFEATANYIKMNYEKPFVTYETFVISDEDLEVQAKNYIEHINKLKSL, via the coding sequence ATGAAAAAAGTTTTAATCAATGTAGTTCATCCAAATTTAGATAACGAGTCAAGAGTAAATAAAGCTTTACTTGAATTTGCAAGTAAAGAGTCAAATGTAACAGTAAATAATCTTTATAAAAAATATTCAGATTTTAAAATAGATGTAAAAAAAGAGCAAAAATTATTAGTTGAAAATGATATTATAATTTTTCAATTTCCAATGTATTGGCTAAGTTCACCAGCACTTCTAAAAGAGTGGTTAGATGTAGTTTTAGAGTATGATTTTGCTTATGGAGATAATTATATATTAGAGAATAAAATCCTTTCTATTTGCACTAGTACAGGAGCTAATTCAAAAGAATTTAGCCAAAATGGTGCAAATAAATATAGTATTGAGGAGTTCTTAAAACCATTTGAAGCGACAGCAAATTATATAAAAATGAATTATGAAAAACCATTTGTTACTTATGAAACTTTTGTAATAAGTGATGAAGATTTAGAAGTTCAAGCAAAAAATTATATTGAACATATAAATAAGTTAAAGAGTTTATAA
- a CDS encoding Crp/Fnr family transcriptional regulator, whose translation MIKDFYKQFRKACDEYFVFDDERFEKLKDITFFKEIKKGEILLDNYSKAKYIYFICKGVLRTYYLDENGKTYTKNLFIENYFSTSKVSLLTKETSYLSIEALEDCSLIFIDYDKYKELISKYDEFKNFYINYLEKNWVIVKEKNEISLILDDAKLRYQNLIKNNPNIENRIPLHYIADHLGITATQLSRIRSKLKNSK comes from the coding sequence TTGATAAAAGATTTTTATAAACAGTTTAGAAAAGCTTGTGATGAATATTTTGTTTTTGATGATGAAAGATTTGAGAAACTAAAAGATATTACTTTTTTTAAAGAGATAAAAAAAGGTGAAATTTTACTAGATAATTACTCAAAAGCAAAATATATATATTTTATTTGCAAAGGAGTTTTACGAACTTACTATTTAGATGAAAATGGAAAAACTTACACAAAAAATCTATTTATTGAAAACTATTTTTCTACTTCAAAAGTATCTTTACTTACAAAAGAGACTTCTTATTTGAGTATTGAAGCTTTAGAAGATTGTAGTTTAATCTTTATTGACTATGATAAATATAAAGAACTTATTTCAAAGTACGATGAGTTTAAAAACTTTTATATAAACTATTTAGAAAAAAATTGGGTTATTGTAAAAGAGAAAAATGAGATTTCTTTAATACTTGATGATGCAAAACTGCGATACCAAAACTTGATAAAAAACAATCCAAATATTGAAAACAGGATACCTTTACACTATATAGCAGACCATTTAGGTATTACTGCAACTCAACTAAGTAGAATTAGAAGTAAACTAAAAAATAGTAAATAA
- a CDS encoding DMT family transporter, protein MQQSTKAHIYVVIATIFIAGSFLASYKLSSTIDAISLTLYRFVLALIFLSPLVIFNKNRVKAVPKFLPKAMVISLFYSLYFIGMFKALEYTTVLNTGSIYTLVPLMTAILCIFFFKEKIVLKQLFVYILGIISTCVVVFNADFSLFLSLSLNRGDIVFLIASFSMALYPIFIKLLYSKKDELLVLVFATLFGGVIWMSLTMQILNISYEWDKLELNHYYSLLYLIVGTTIITLFLYQKATLVLGAKKMMAYIYLNPAIVTIIMFLFEGQTISFGVLGGILLSAFATIIILRQKS, encoded by the coding sequence TTGCAACAATCAACAAAAGCTCATATTTATGTAGTAATAGCAACAATTTTTATAGCAGGATCATTTCTTGCATCATATAAACTTTCAAGCACAATAGATGCAATATCATTAACTCTTTATAGATTTGTTTTAGCACTTATTTTTTTATCACCACTTGTAATTTTTAATAAAAATAGAGTAAAAGCTGTACCAAAATTTTTGCCAAAAGCTATGGTTATAAGCCTTTTTTACTCTTTATATTTTATTGGAATGTTCAAAGCTTTGGAGTATACAACAGTTTTAAATACAGGCTCTATTTATACTTTAGTTCCTTTAATGACAGCAATTTTATGTATATTTTTCTTTAAGGAAAAAATTGTTTTAAAACAGTTGTTTGTATATATTTTAGGGATAATTTCAACTTGCGTAGTTGTGTTTAATGCTGATTTCTCTTTGTTTTTATCACTAAGCCTAAATAGAGGTGATATTGTGTTTTTAATAGCCTCTTTTTCTATGGCTTTGTATCCAATATTTATAAAACTTTTATATAGCAAAAAAGATGAATTGCTTGTTTTAGTTTTTGCTACACTTTTTGGTGGAGTTATCTGGATGAGTTTAACTATGCAGATTTTGAATATATCTTATGAGTGGGATAAGTTAGAGTTAAATCATTACTATTCACTTCTTTATTTGATTGTTGGTACTACAATAATAACTCTTTTTTTATATCAAAAAGCAACTTTAGTTTTGGGTGCAAAAAAGATGATGGCATATATTTATCTAAATCCAGCAATAGTTACAATAATAATGTTTTTATTTGAAGGGCAAACTATCTCTTTTGGAGTTTTAGGTGGTATTTTATTATCTGCATTTGCTACAATTATCATTTTAAGGCAAAAGTCTTGA
- the sugE gene encoding quaternary ammonium compound efflux SMR transporter SugE produces MSWTILFLAGIFEIFWAVGLKYSDGFTKLFPTIFTIVTMIISFYLLSLALKALPIGTAYAVWVGIGTVGTVIAGIFLFGESMNLLRIISIIFILIGIIGLKFTTN; encoded by the coding sequence ATGAGTTGGACAATACTATTTTTAGCAGGTATTTTTGAGATATTTTGGGCAGTTGGTTTAAAATATAGTGATGGGTTTACAAAACTATTTCCAACTATTTTTACTATTGTTACTATGATTATTAGTTTTTATCTTCTTAGCCTTGCTTTAAAAGCTCTTCCTATTGGTACAGCTTATGCTGTTTGGGTAGGTATTGGAACAGTTGGAACTGTAATTGCTGGAATATTTTTATTTGGTGAATCTATGAATTTACTTAGAATTATAAGTATTATTTTTATTTTAATAGGAATAATTGGTCTTAAATTTACTACAAATTAA
- a CDS encoding sensor histidine kinase: MKNSRSELKYILIQALITLFIAFIPIYFYIDASIKNQDIKDRLDLQNYSNQVVLKIDNFTEQNGEIFYFPRSNIFYSTIFDENKNEIFSTNQSLDFFENDYKAYSDVFCYKKVLVNNILDKNYLVVCKDIDYSEVIYNVLILISIVSLFIFVLSFLVIKQSIEPYKKLNTYLDEFLKDAMHELKTPIGVARINIDMLSLKLKNDKNILRVKSALKNMTIIYEDLEYYMQQNAVKEEKRYMNISSFLEKRVEFFNDLATSKSIVFHKNIEQNIDIFFNEIELYRIVDNNLSNAIKYSKNNSNIYVKLEKKDNKLELVFKDEGIGIKDTSTVFERYYRGDNITGGFGIGLSIVKNICLKNCVKVNLESKENQGSTFTYIFNL; encoded by the coding sequence TTGAAAAATAGTAGAAGTGAATTAAAATATATTTTAATTCAAGCACTTATTACACTTTTTATAGCTTTTATTCCAATATATTTTTATATTGATGCAAGTATAAAAAATCAGGATATAAAAGATAGATTAGATTTACAAAACTACTCAAATCAAGTTGTTCTAAAAATAGATAATTTTACTGAACAAAATGGAGAGATATTCTATTTTCCTAGATCAAATATATTTTATTCAACTATTTTTGATGAGAATAAAAATGAGATTTTTTCTACAAATCAATCTTTAGATTTTTTTGAAAATGATTATAAAGCATATAGTGATGTTTTTTGTTATAAAAAAGTTTTAGTAAATAATATTTTAGATAAAAACTATTTAGTTGTTTGTAAAGATATTGATTATAGTGAAGTTATTTATAATGTATTAATACTTATTTCAATTGTTAGTCTGTTTATTTTTGTTCTATCTTTTCTTGTTATAAAACAGAGTATTGAGCCATATAAAAAGCTAAATACTTATTTAGATGAGTTTTTAAAAGATGCTATGCATGAGCTTAAAACTCCTATTGGAGTTGCTAGAATAAATATTGATATGCTTTCACTAAAACTTAAAAATGATAAAAATATATTAAGAGTAAAATCAGCACTAAAAAATATGACAATTATTTATGAAGATTTAGAATACTATATGCAACAAAATGCAGTAAAAGAAGAGAAAAGATATATGAATATATCTTCATTTTTAGAAAAAAGAGTTGAGTTTTTTAATGATTTAGCAACAAGCAAAAGTATAGTTTTTCATAAAAATATAGAACAAAATATAGATATCTTTTTCAATGAAATAGAGCTATATAGAATAGTTGATAATAACTTATCAAATGCTATTAAATACTCAAAAAACAATTCAAATATCTATGTAAAACTAGAGAAAAAAGATAATAAACTAGAGTTAGTTTTCAAAGATGAGGGAATTGGTATAAAAGATACATCAACTGTTTTTGAAAGATATTATAGAGGTGATAATATCACAGGTGGTTTTGGAATAGGGCTTAGTATTGTAAAAAATATATGCCTAAAAAATTGTGTAAAAGTAAATCTTGAATCAAAAGAGAATCAAGGTTCTACTTTTACATATATTTTTAATTTGTAG
- a CDS encoding response regulator transcription factor has translation MIKILLLEDDYLYKESIKEFLEELEFEVDDFEDGEKALNAIFDTKYDLLLLDIRVPKIDGFSIVKYVREASIDTPIIILTSLTDINDLSHGYTLGCNDYIRKPFDMIELKHRIEQQIKNHFQSSEDLIDLSLNYKFSIKKMALYRNDNLIELSQKELELVSFLVQNRGFFVSIESLHDNVWENKDISYADIRMCIKRVREKTSNDFIITKRFLGYKIEK, from the coding sequence ATGATAAAGATACTTTTGCTTGAAGATGATTATTTGTATAAAGAATCAATCAAAGAGTTTTTGGAAGAGTTAGAATTTGAAGTAGATGATTTTGAAGATGGAGAAAAAGCACTAAATGCTATTTTTGATACAAAGTATGATCTTCTTTTACTTGATATTAGAGTTCCAAAAATAGATGGTTTTTCTATTGTAAAATATGTAAGAGAAGCTTCTATTGATACTCCAATTATAATTTTAACTTCACTTACAGATATAAATGATTTAAGCCATGGATATACTTTAGGTTGTAATGATTATATAAGAAAACCTTTTGATATGATTGAGTTAAAACATAGAATTGAACAACAGATAAAGAACCATTTTCAAAGTAGTGAAGATTTAATAGATTTAAGTTTAAACTATAAATTCTCAATCAAAAAAATGGCTCTTTATAGAAATGATAATTTAATAGAATTATCACAAAAAGAGTTAGAACTTGTATCTTTTTTGGTTCAAAATAGAGGTTTTTTTGTATCTATTGAGAGTTTACATGATAATGTTTGGGAAAATAAAGATATATCATATGCAGATATTAGAATGTGCATAAAAAGAGTTAGAGAAAAAACGAGCAATGACTTTATTATTACAAAAAGATTTTTAGGATATAAAATTGAAAAATAG
- a CDS encoding cache domain-containing protein, whose amino-acid sequence MILPFIKTYKKIVILFIILVLFFIYFLNKYNNILDKKNLDIFVSNQIQIIENELENQKNQALSLALMFSRNQEIVKNLENKNNIELKKELLKILDIIKTYTKHDIDVQIHTKNLEVFTRSWEDKDFGENLSSFREGLVKVKTNQKPFVSSELGKRFNIKAIAPIYNKNMEFIGSIEIIVDFKDLVYRLKSLGISSAILLEDDFLEIAKLYKNNKRIDNFVVLHNSIDELNDKTLLTLINSDKFFIENSSKIYSKISLGSFENKSAGILVLSFDKYIKNFVYLPNYNYHGEIKDSNHTGDIQNSLEKRIIIK is encoded by the coding sequence ATGATACTTCCTTTTATAAAAACCTACAAAAAGATAGTTATACTTTTTATTATTTTGGTTCTTTTTTTTATATACTTTTTAAATAAATACAATAATATTTTAGATAAAAAAAATCTTGACATATTTGTGTCAAATCAAATCCAAATTATTGAAAATGAGTTAGAAAATCAAAAAAATCAAGCTTTGTCTTTAGCTTTAATGTTTTCACGAAATCAAGAGATTGTTAAAAATTTAGAAAATAAAAATAATATAGAGTTAAAAAAAGAGCTTTTAAAAATATTAGATATTATCAAAACATATACAAAACATGATATTGATGTTCAAATTCATACAAAGAATCTTGAAGTATTTACTAGAAGTTGGGAGGATAAAGATTTTGGAGAAAATTTATCGAGCTTTAGAGAAGGACTTGTTAAGGTAAAAACTAATCAAAAACCTTTTGTATCAAGTGAACTAGGAAAAAGATTTAATATAAAAGCAATTGCTCCAATTTATAATAAAAATATGGAATTTATAGGCTCAATTGAGATAATAGTTGATTTCAAAGATTTAGTTTATAGATTGAAAAGTTTAGGAATATCATCTGCTATTTTACTTGAAGATGATTTTTTAGAGATTGCAAAACTATATAAAAATAATAAAAGAATAGATAATTTTGTAGTTTTACACAATAGTATTGATGAATTAAATGATAAAACACTATTAACTCTTATAAATAGTGATAAATTTTTTATAGAAAATAGCTCAAAAATATATTCTAAAATCTCTTTAGGAAGTTTTGAAAATAAGAGTGCAGGTATTTTAGTTTTATCATTTGATAAATATATAAAGAATTTTGTATATCTTCCTAATTATAACTATCATGGAGAGATAAAAGATAGCAATCATACAGGAGATATTCAAAATAGTTTAGAGAAGAGAATTATAATAAAATGA